One genomic region from Strix uralensis isolate ZFMK-TIS-50842 chromosome 5, bStrUra1, whole genome shotgun sequence encodes:
- the LOC141943681 gene encoding secreted frizzled-related protein 2-like codes for MFLTAKILAFALSGFLRVTTGFDIGLSTKCVVIPKEMDMCHKIGYSEMRLPNLMGHTSMAEVILKSTTWQHLTHTDCHPHVRTFLCSLFAPICLDTFIHPCRSMCVAVRESCAPVLTCHGHPWPDSLDCDRFPADEDMCLASLTKEYKYLDKVLPKPACQTCPAVEEFFTHRRVLEVFCDSNFAVKVKLSKKRTVFGDREYNIECQVEFITQGSLLPYETQSMIQQWLLINENCTQRMTLTHRPVVYLLVGNIEEGIILVNQVYRWQRRDSQLTLATQKWRYHKCL; via the exons ATGTTCTTGACTGcaaaaatacttgcttttgctCTGAGTGGTTTCCTAAGAGTGACAACAGGCTTTGACATTGGATTATCCACGAAATGTGTAGTGATACCCAAGGAGATGGACATGTGCCACAAGATTGGGTACTCTGAAATGAGGCTTCCCAACCTGATGGGACACACAAGCATGGCAGAGGTTATCCTAAAATCCACCACCTGGCAGCACCTTACACACACGGACTGTCACCCTCACGTGAGGACATTCCTGTGCTCCCTGTTTGCACCCATCTGTTTAGATAC GTTTATCCATCCTTGCAGGAGTATGTGTGTTGCTGTCCGTGAGAGCTGCGCCCCTGTTCTCACCTGCCACGGACACCCCTGGCCTGACAGTCTGGACTGTGATCGATTCCCTGCAGATGAGGACATGTGCCTGGCATCTCTTACAAAGGAATATAAATACTTGGACAAAG TCCTACCAAAGCCTGCCTGCCAGACCTGCCCAGCAGTGGAGGAATTCTTTACGCACAGAAGAGTTCTTGAAGTTTTCTGTGACAGTAACTTTG cagtgaAAGTAAAGCTGTCCAAGAAGAGAACAGTATTTGGTGACCGAGAGTATAACATCGAATGCCAAGTGGAATTCATTACCCAGGGCTCACTCTTGCCTTACGAAACTCAGAGTATGATACAACAGTGGCTGCTTATCAATGAAAACTGTACGCAGAGGATGACTCTGACCCATCGTCCCGTGGTATATCTCCTTGTGGGGAATATTGAAGAGGGCATCATTTTAGTAAACCAGGTTTATCGTTGGCAGAGGAGGGACTCCCAGCTGACTTTGGCCACTCAGAAGTGGAGATACCATAAATGCTTGTAA